A genomic stretch from Marinifilum sp. JC120 includes:
- a CDS encoding L-serine ammonia-lyase, whose protein sequence is MTAITTSVFELFKIGPGPSSSHTIGPMKAGYNFNNAVADLSLDTQPDNIEVRLYGSLSATGEGHGTDRAVVAGLLGFRPDNVECKFLDSLADGSSHQFKSGQISLPLSVNNVVFAEVKNNFPYANTLLLRLRKGEKILFEQEYYSIGGGFIKWKGQQEEIPRVPPHQYSNMDELKAILTEEELRMHQAILANETAISGISEDEVYERLDAIIDAMKQAVRNGLAVEGTLPGPIGLHRKAKRLFDSSIRPNCADSFLLRLNAYGFAASEENAAGHIVVTAPTSGSAGVIPAAVYALEEDLNISRENVREGMLVAAVIGFIAKHNASIAGAEVGCQGEIGVASAMAAGLIAYANGNRFWRTENAAESALEHHLGITCDPVGGYVQIPCIERNAMGVVRAYNAYLIASVENENFHKVSFDEVVKAMAETGKDMNSKYKETSLGGLAVSVPNC, encoded by the coding sequence ATGACCGCCATTACCACTTCTGTTTTCGAGCTCTTCAAAATCGGACCCGGACCATCCAGTTCCCATACCATCGGCCCCATGAAGGCCGGATACAACTTTAATAACGCTGTAGCGGACCTTTCTCTGGACACCCAGCCGGACAACATTGAAGTCAGACTTTACGGCAGCCTTAGTGCTACCGGAGAAGGACACGGCACTGACCGCGCTGTAGTTGCGGGACTACTTGGATTTCGGCCTGACAATGTAGAATGTAAGTTCCTTGATTCTCTTGCTGACGGCTCCAGCCACCAGTTTAAAAGCGGTCAGATTTCTCTACCCCTAAGCGTGAACAACGTGGTCTTCGCTGAGGTGAAAAACAATTTTCCTTATGCCAACACCTTGCTCCTGCGCCTTAGAAAAGGTGAAAAAATTCTGTTTGAGCAGGAATACTACTCCATCGGCGGCGGCTTTATTAAATGGAAAGGCCAGCAGGAGGAAATTCCCCGTGTTCCGCCGCATCAATACTCAAATATGGATGAACTCAAAGCCATTCTTACAGAAGAAGAGCTGCGCATGCATCAAGCCATCCTTGCCAACGAGACCGCCATCAGCGGTATTTCAGAAGATGAGGTATACGAAAGACTGGATGCGATTATTGATGCCATGAAACAGGCGGTAAGGAACGGCCTAGCAGTTGAAGGCACTCTGCCCGGCCCCATCGGGTTACACCGTAAAGCCAAACGTCTCTTTGACAGCAGCATTCGCCCCAACTGCGCCGACAGCTTCCTGCTCCGTTTGAACGCTTACGGCTTTGCCGCGTCTGAGGAAAACGCTGCCGGACACATCGTTGTAACCGCGCCTACCTCCGGGTCAGCCGGGGTCATCCCTGCTGCGGTTTACGCTTTGGAAGAAGATCTTAACATCAGTCGAGAAAATGTACGCGAAGGAATGCTTGTTGCCGCGGTAATTGGCTTCATTGCCAAACACAATGCCAGCATTGCCGGGGCTGAAGTAGGCTGTCAGGGTGAGATCGGTGTAGCCTCGGCAATGGCTGCCGGATTAATAGCCTATGCCAACGGCAACCGCTTCTGGCGTACTGAGAATGCCGCAGAATCAGCACTTGAACATCACTTAGGTATAACCTGCGACCCTGTTGGCGGATACGTACAGATTCCCTGCATTGAACGCAATGCCATGGGCGTAGTCCGGGCTTACAATGCTTATCTCATTGCTTCCGTGGAAAACGAAAATTTTCATAAGGTCAGTTTTGATGAGGTCGTGAAGGCTATGGCTGAAACAGGGAAGGATATGAATAGTAAATACAAAGAAACATCGTTAGGCGGGCTGGCAGTGTCAGTGCCTAATTGCTAA
- a CDS encoding DUF523 domain-containing protein gives MYIVSGCLAGLCCRYDGKDNADERVMKLVAEGKAVPVCPEQLGGLTTPRPPCEIVKGKVLSDQGADVTENFMRGAEEAIKLAKLLGSKKAILKARSPSCGIGRIYDGTFSGKMIDGDGLFAAMLRKEGFELETE, from the coding sequence ATGTATATAGTAAGTGGCTGTCTGGCCGGACTTTGTTGCCGTTATGACGGCAAGGACAATGCAGATGAAAGGGTCATGAAACTGGTCGCAGAAGGAAAAGCCGTTCCGGTCTGTCCTGAGCAACTGGGAGGATTGACTACCCCGCGCCCGCCTTGTGAAATCGTGAAAGGAAAAGTGCTGAGCGATCAAGGTGCGGACGTAACTGAAAATTTCATGCGCGGAGCAGAAGAGGCCATTAAGCTGGCAAAATTGCTCGGCAGCAAAAAAGCGATCCTCAAAGCCCGCTCCCCGTCCTGCGGCATCGGCAGGATTTATGACGGAACCTTCAGCGGAAAGATGATTGATGGAGACGGTTTATTTGCTGCTATGTTACGAAAAGAAGGCTTTGAACTGGAAACAGAATAA
- a CDS encoding YkgJ family cysteine cluster protein: MNECKQCGTCCRKGGPALHTQDLPLLKEADGIDLTEIVTLRKGELAYDQPVGAVIPLGEEILKIKGTGGEWTCKFLALSSQVCRIYKNRPLECQKLFCEDPEPLMEIYSKDRISRKDVLPAGHPVLELIDEHDRKCDPIKMSEIAAKAIESWDESTELQAELREMLIFDASVRELVMEKAGLPEESLDFFFGRPMSILIKGYGVIATPNGKSFSLRKL, from the coding sequence ATGAATGAATGTAAACAATGCGGTACCTGCTGCCGTAAAGGCGGCCCGGCGCTGCACACACAGGACCTGCCTCTTCTTAAAGAGGCGGACGGCATTGACCTTACTGAAATAGTTACCCTGCGCAAAGGCGAACTGGCCTATGACCAGCCAGTAGGCGCGGTAATTCCCCTTGGAGAAGAGATTCTCAAAATTAAAGGGACAGGCGGAGAATGGACCTGTAAATTCCTTGCCCTTTCCAGTCAGGTTTGTCGCATTTACAAGAACCGCCCTCTTGAATGCCAAAAACTTTTTTGCGAAGATCCTGAACCGCTGATGGAAATTTACAGCAAGGACAGAATTTCCAGAAAGGACGTTCTTCCCGCAGGACATCCGGTACTCGAACTCATTGATGAGCATGACCGCAAATGCGATCCCATCAAAATGTCCGAGATTGCCGCCAAGGCCATTGAAAGCTGGGATGAAAGCACTGAACTTCAGGCTGAGTTGCGCGAAATGCTGATTTTTGATGCTTCAGTCCGCGAACTGGTCATGGAAAAAGCCGGTCTTCCCGAAGAGTCCTTGGACTTTTTCTTCGGCAGGCCCATGAGCATTCTGATTAAAGGATACGGTGTTATCGCCACTCCCAATGGGAAATCCTTTTCACTGCGCAAACTTTAA
- the dsrA gene encoding dissimilatory-type sulfite reductase subunit alpha: MAKHKTPLLDQLESGPWPSFVSDVKQEAEVRAKNEKDVNYQIPVEVCEDLLGVLELSYTDGETHWKHGGIVGVFGYGGGVIGRYCDQPEMFPGVAHFHTVRVAQPTAKYYTTDFLRQIVDIWDMRGSGLTNMHGSTGDIVFLGTTTPQLEEIFYELTHEADVDLGGSGSNLRTPAACLGMSRCEYACYDAQALCYDMTMEFQDELHRPAFPYKFKFKFDACPNSCVCALARSDFSVVGIWKDEIRIDQEAVAAYVGGEFAPNAGAHSGRDWGKFDIQKEVVDLCPGKCIKYADGKLEINDKECMHCMHCINTMPRALMIGNDRGASILCGAKAPILDGPQLSSLLIPFIKVEEPFTEVKDVVENIWDWWMEEGKNRERLGETMRRMGFQKLLEVTNVKADPRHVQEPRHNPYIFWKADEVDGPWERDVNEYRKRHQR, translated from the coding sequence ATGGCGAAACACAAAACTCCCTTGTTGGACCAGCTTGAAAGTGGGCCTTGGCCTAGCTTCGTGTCCGACGTAAAACAAGAAGCCGAAGTTAGAGCTAAAAACGAGAAGGACGTGAATTATCAGATTCCCGTTGAAGTCTGCGAAGACCTTCTCGGTGTTCTCGAGCTGTCTTACACCGATGGTGAAACACACTGGAAGCACGGCGGTATCGTTGGCGTTTTCGGTTACGGCGGCGGCGTTATCGGTCGTTACTGTGACCAGCCCGAAATGTTCCCCGGCGTAGCACACTTTCACACTGTTCGTGTTGCTCAGCCTACTGCTAAGTACTACACCACCGATTTCCTGCGTCAGATCGTTGACATCTGGGACATGCGTGGTTCCGGTCTTACCAACATGCACGGTTCCACCGGTGACATCGTCTTCCTTGGAACAACCACTCCTCAGCTCGAAGAAATTTTCTACGAACTGACTCATGAAGCAGACGTTGACCTTGGTGGCTCCGGCTCCAACCTGCGTACTCCTGCAGCATGTCTCGGTATGTCCCGTTGTGAGTATGCATGTTACGACGCGCAGGCTCTCTGCTACGACATGACCATGGAATTCCAGGACGAACTTCACCGTCCTGCTTTCCCCTACAAATTCAAGTTCAAATTCGACGCTTGCCCGAACAGCTGTGTTTGTGCTCTCGCTCGTTCTGACTTCTCCGTTGTAGGTATCTGGAAAGATGAAATCCGCATCGACCAGGAAGCTGTTGCAGCTTACGTCGGTGGTGAATTCGCTCCTAACGCTGGTGCTCACTCCGGTCGTGACTGGGGTAAGTTTGACATCCAGAAAGAAGTTGTTGATCTCTGCCCCGGTAAGTGCATCAAGTACGCTGACGGCAAACTCGAAATCAACGATAAAGAATGTATGCATTGCATGCATTGCATCAACACCATGCCTCGTGCACTGATGATTGGTAATGATCGTGGCGCATCCATCCTTTGTGGTGCTAAAGCTCCGATCCTTGACGGTCCTCAGCTCAGCTCCCTCCTCATTCCTTTCATCAAGGTTGAAGAGCCTTTTACCGAGGTAAAAGACGTAGTTGAAAACATTTGGGACTGGTGGATGGAAGAAGGTAAAAACCGTGAGCGTCTGGGTGAAACCATGCGTCGCATGGGCTTCCAGAAGCTTCTCGAAGTTACCAACGTTAAGGCTGATCCGAGACACGTTCAGGAACCAAGACACAACCCCTACATCTTCTGGAAAGCAGATGAGGTTGATGGTCCTTGGGAACGTGACGTTAACGAATACAGAAAAAGACACCAGAGATAA
- a CDS encoding dissimilatory sulfite reductase-asociated protein DsvD, whose protein sequence is MPIDMDSAKEEIMAFLVKKTGAKSKFYFNDFTKLFPDAKGREVKKVLTALVKEEKVEYWSSGSTTMYGMTGAGKQGGAEHED, encoded by the coding sequence ATGCCGATCGATATGGATTCCGCAAAAGAAGAAATCATGGCGTTCCTGGTAAAGAAAACAGGCGCTAAAAGTAAATTTTACTTCAACGATTTCACCAAGCTTTTTCCTGATGCAAAAGGCCGTGAAGTTAAGAAAGTTCTGACTGCTCTTGTTAAAGAAGAGAAAGTTGAATACTGGTCTTCCGGATCTACCACTATGTATGGTATGACTGGTGCTGGTAAGCAGGGTGGAGCAGAACACGAGGATTAG
- the dsrB gene encoding dissimilatory-type sulfite reductase subunit beta, producing the protein MAFVSSGYNPDKPMENRISDIGPRDFNEFLPPVIKNNYGKWLYHEILEPGVLVHVAESGDEVYTVRCGTARLMSITLIREMCEVADKHCDGYLRFTTRNNVEFMTDSKDKMIALKDDLLSRKFDGGSYKFPVGGTGAGISNIVHTQGWVHCHTPATDASGTVKVIMDDLFDEFTGHNMPAPVRIAVACCLNMCGACHCSDIAVVGIHRKPPIIDHEYLDNLCEIPLAVASCPTGAVRPSKVEIDGKQFKTVAIKEERCMFCGNCYTMCPSLPLSDKEGDGIALMVGGKVSNRISMPKFSKVVVAFIPNEPPRWPTLTKTIRNIVEVYKADANKYERLGDWAERIGWERFFEKTGIEFTPHLIDDFRDPAYYTWRQSTQFKF; encoded by the coding sequence ATGGCGTTCGTTTCTTCTGGCTACAATCCAGACAAACCGATGGAAAACCGGATTTCGGACATTGGACCTCGTGATTTTAACGAGTTCCTTCCCCCGGTTATCAAAAATAACTACGGCAAGTGGCTTTACCACGAAATCCTTGAGCCCGGCGTACTGGTTCACGTTGCAGAATCCGGAGATGAAGTATACACAGTCCGCTGTGGTACCGCTCGCCTCATGAGTATTACTCTGATTCGTGAAATGTGCGAAGTTGCTGACAAACATTGTGACGGATACCTCCGTTTCACCACTCGTAACAACGTTGAGTTCATGACCGACTCTAAGGACAAGATGATTGCCCTTAAAGACGATCTGCTCAGCCGCAAGTTCGACGGCGGTTCTTACAAGTTCCCCGTAGGTGGTACCGGTGCTGGTATTTCCAACATCGTTCACACTCAGGGTTGGGTTCACTGTCACACACCTGCAACTGATGCTTCCGGTACTGTTAAAGTTATCATGGATGACCTCTTCGACGAGTTCACCGGCCATAACATGCCAGCTCCCGTCCGCATCGCTGTTGCTTGTTGTCTGAACATGTGTGGTGCTTGTCACTGCTCCGATATCGCTGTTGTCGGTATCCACCGCAAGCCCCCCATTATTGACCACGAATACCTCGACAACCTCTGCGAAATTCCTCTTGCAGTAGCTTCTTGTCCTACCGGTGCTGTTCGTCCTTCTAAGGTCGAAATCGACGGTAAGCAGTTCAAGACTGTTGCTATTAAAGAAGAACGCTGCATGTTCTGCGGTAACTGCTACACCATGTGCCCCTCCCTGCCCCTTTCCGATAAGGAAGGTGACGGTATCGCACTGATGGTAGGTGGTAAGGTTTCTAACCGTATCAGCATGCCTAAGTTCTCTAAGGTTGTTGTTGCGTTTATTCCTAACGAACCTCCCCGTTGGCCCACACTTACTAAAACTATCCGCAACATTGTGGAAGTTTACAAAGCTGATGCTAACAAGTACGAACGTCTGGGTGACTGGGCTGAGCGTATTGGCTGGGAACGTTTCTTCGAAAAGACTGGTATCGAGTTTACTCCCCATCTTATCGATGATTTCCGTGATCCTGCTTACTACACCTGGCGTCAGTCCACTCAGTTCAAGTTCTAA